A window of Pseudomonadota bacterium contains these coding sequences:
- the infA gene encoding translation initiation factor IF-1 — protein MPKGEGIEIEGTVIEPLPNAMFRVELPNGHKVLAHVSGKMRMHYIKILRGDKVIVELSPYDLSRGRIIYRAK, from the coding sequence ATGCCAAAAGGAGAAGGAATAGAAATAGAAGGAACAGTGATTGAACCATTGCCAAATGCGATGTTTCGGGTGGAACTGCCCAATGGACACAAAGTGCTTGCCCATGTATCTGGAAAAATGCGTATGCATTATATAAAAATATTGAGAGGTGATAAGGTAATCGTTGAATTGTCACCTTACGATTTAAGCAGGGGCAGGATTATATATAGAGCAAAATAG
- the rpmJ gene encoding 50S ribosomal protein L36 codes for MKVKPSVKKRCDKCKIIKRKGVVRVICDNPKHKQRQG; via the coding sequence ATGAAGGTGAAACCTTCAGTCAAGAAGAGATGTGATAAATGTAAAATTATTAAAAGAAAAGGTGTGGTTAGAGTAATATGCGATAATCCTAAGCATAAACAGAGACAAGGGTAA
- the rpsM gene encoding 30S ribosomal protein S13, which yields MARIAGVDIPRDKRIEVALTYIFGIGRHLSSKILSEATIDPNKRTNVLTEEEVAKIRDIIERDYKVEGDLRKEVSVNIKRLMDIGCYRGLRHRKGLPVRGQRTRTNSRTRKGPRKTSMKKKK from the coding sequence TTGGCAAGAATCGCTGGTGTTGACATACCGAGAGATAAAAGGATAGAAGTTGCTCTGACCTATATATTTGGTATAGGTAGGCATTTGTCCAGTAAAATACTCTCAGAAGCAACTATTGATCCGAATAAAAGAACCAATGTGTTAACTGAAGAAGAGGTAGCAAAAATAAGGGATATAATCGAGAGAGATTATAAAGTTGAGGGCGATTTACGAAAAGAAGTAAGTGTAAATATAAAAAGACTTATGGATATAGGTTGTTATAGAGGGTTGAGACACAGAAAAGGCTTGCCGGTGAGGGGTCAAAGAACAAGAACAAATTCAAGAACACGAAAAGGCCCCAGAAAAACGTCTATGAAAAAAAAGAAATGA
- the rpsK gene encoding 30S ribosomal protein S11, with protein MAKIKKSTKKKVKKNIPIGEAYIQSSFNNTIITITDPQGNVVSWSSGGVVGFKGSRKSTPFAAQLAAENAAKKAMENGLKTVDVFIKGPGAGREAALRALQGAGLKIHLIRDVTPIPHNGCRPPKRRRV; from the coding sequence ATGGCCAAAATCAAAAAAAGTACTAAAAAAAAGGTTAAAAAGAATATTCCGATTGGTGAAGCATACATCCAGTCGAGTTTTAATAATACAATTATAACTATTACAGACCCACAGGGAAATGTTGTTTCATGGTCGAGTGGAGGTGTTGTAGGTTTTAAGGGCTCGAGAAAAAGCACACCTTTTGCAGCTCAGCTTGCAGCAGAAAATGCTGCGAAGAAGGCAATGGAAAACGGATTGAAAACGGTAGATGTGTTTATAAAAGGGCCTGGTGCCGGCAGGGAAGCTGCATTGCGAGCACTTCAAGGTGCAGGGTTAAAGATACATCTGATAAGAGATGTTACGCCGATTCCACATAACGGTTGCAGACCACCAAAAAGAAGAAGAGTGTAA
- the rpsD gene encoding 30S ribosomal protein S4: MSRYVGPSCRLCRREASKLFLKGERCYTEKCAMEKRNYPPGAHAETRSKTLEYGIRLREKQKVRKIYGLGEKQFKRFFTIAERKPGITGTNFLILLERRLDNMVYRLGFATSRKEARQIVSHNHISVNGKKVNIPSYFVKEGDEIGIRNKDLQSVKNALESVVRRGVPSWLELDKDGVKGIVRLLPSREDITMPIKEQLVVEYYSR; encoded by the coding sequence TTGTCAAGATATGTTGGACCATCATGCAGGTTATGTAGAAGAGAAGCTAGTAAGTTATTTCTCAAAGGTGAAAGATGTTATACAGAAAAGTGTGCAATGGAAAAGAGAAATTATCCGCCAGGTGCCCATGCTGAAACAAGGAGTAAAACACTTGAATATGGTATCCGTTTAAGAGAAAAACAGAAAGTGAGAAAAATATATGGCCTTGGTGAAAAGCAATTTAAAAGATTTTTTACAATTGCAGAGAGAAAGCCGGGAATAACAGGAACTAATTTTCTTATACTACTTGAAAGAAGACTAGATAATATGGTTTATAGACTTGGATTTGCTACGTCGAGGAAAGAAGCGAGACAAATTGTATCGCATAATCATATATCCGTTAATGGAAAAAAAGTAAACATCCCCTCGTATTTTGTGAAGGAAGGTGATGAAATAGGAATAAGAAATAAAGATCTCCAGAGTGTAAAAAACGCCCTTGAATCTGTTGTGAGGAGGGGAGTTCCTTCCTGGTTGGAATTAGATAAAGACGGTGTGAAGGGAATAGTAAGACTGTTGCCTTCAAGAGAAGATATTACAATGCCTATTAAGGAACAGCTTGTAGTAGAGTACTATTCAAGGTAG
- a CDS encoding DNA-directed RNA polymerase subunit alpha translates to MFEKNWQELIKPTKIEIEKKESDYVKFSSEPFERGYGVTIGNSLRRILLSSIMGGAITSVWIDGVDHEFSTIRGVKEDVTEIILNLKRVILRISDDKPKEMKIDIAEKREIRARDIIHDSSVEIMNPDHYIAVLSDEAKLYMTMKARIGRGYVHAESNYSENEPIGTIPIDAVFSPIKKVSYNVTPARVGERTDYDKLTMEIWTNGSVDPLDALSFAAKILKEQMRIFINFEDVEDLNGVEGKQIEKQDFNENLYRSVEELELSVRSANCLKNADIKYIGELVQKTEQEILTTKNFGRKSLNEIKEILSYMGLRLGIKLESFPSRDELDEMALKRKDHI, encoded by the coding sequence ATGTTTGAAAAAAATTGGCAGGAATTGATAAAGCCAACAAAGATTGAAATAGAAAAAAAAGAGAGTGATTATGTAAAGTTTTCTTCAGAGCCCTTTGAGCGAGGCTATGGCGTAACCATAGGAAATTCGTTGAGGAGAATACTACTCTCATCTATTATGGGTGGCGCTATAACTTCAGTATGGATTGATGGTGTTGACCACGAATTTTCTACAATCAGAGGTGTCAAAGAGGATGTTACTGAGATAATACTTAACCTTAAAAGGGTAATTTTAAGGATAAGCGATGATAAGCCGAAAGAAATGAAGATCGATATTGCAGAAAAAAGGGAAATTAGAGCGAGAGATATAATTCATGACAGCAGTGTAGAAATCATGAACCCTGACCATTATATTGCCGTACTAAGTGATGAAGCAAAATTATATATGACCATGAAAGCAAGAATTGGGAGGGGCTATGTGCATGCGGAGTCGAATTATAGTGAAAATGAACCAATTGGAACAATACCGATAGATGCAGTATTCTCGCCAATAAAAAAGGTAAGTTATAATGTTACCCCAGCAAGGGTCGGAGAAAGAACCGATTATGACAAATTGACTATGGAAATCTGGACGAATGGAAGCGTGGATCCCCTGGATGCACTCTCTTTTGCGGCGAAGATTTTAAAGGAACAGATGCGCATATTTATAAACTTTGAAGATGTAGAGGATTTGAACGGAGTAGAAGGAAAGCAGATTGAAAAACAGGATTTTAATGAGAACCTGTATAGAAGTGTAGAAGAACTGGAGCTTTCTGTTAGAAGTGCAAATTGTTTAAAGAACGCAGATATTAAATATATTGGTGAACTTGTTCAGAAGACAGAGCAGGAAATATTAACAACTAAAAATTTTGGAAGGAAGTCCCTGAATGAGATAAAGGAAATTCTTTCCTATATGGGATTGAGGCTTGGAATTAAGCTTGAGAGTTTCCCGTCACGGGACGAACTGGATGAGATGGCACTGAAAAGAAAAGATCATATATAA
- a CDS encoding ATP-binding protein translates to MKNVKIGAAIIVILLLATTLSAFLLTSYEKKRQVQDIKDKGTYLVNLISLYPIKDFSSERRDFFLRTLMESTMSQGILYLIIHNETGQSFISLVPAEISSQIPENIQTASVQATTLTTQIYRPQGLPYTVYEFAKSIFSGGQKIGIVRLGLRLPSITMLSKERASLITMIAFFIFIALLVAYYGMNSALRSLKEMMNRRNHGQDMDAGHMPIDQSSSKGEQVIPILRDLERSLAGMDYRLSTMTEDNLKLISKLGASSFEKNQIINVLDSINFGIVVTDFQDHVTLINEYMLKLINKSRENIINSTLEHIFPQKEVIEFISRNEMGESTMGRNAIETEFPDHAAGENFQISLSRLASGERTAIGKMISVRNITGINIAKRAQQEFIAHVAHELRTPLTNIRAYTEMLMDGEVDNPEMQKEFYNTISLETNRLTSLIENLLNMSRMEMGNITLNKGLLRTEWLVSDCFTTIEVSAQSKGITFEKQLPDNLPNFIADKELIKTAIINILGNAVKYTPENGNIRFSMEELGGSIIFDIEDSGYGMSQEDIPHVFEKFYRSGNSEITAQTGSGLGLAIAHEIIHLHDGEIEVQSKLGEGSRFTIRLPKEEYIVGKA, encoded by the coding sequence ATGAAAAATGTAAAGATCGGCGCTGCGATTATTGTCATTTTATTGTTAGCCACCACTCTTTCCGCATTTCTTCTGACCAGCTATGAGAAAAAGAGACAAGTTCAGGACATTAAGGATAAAGGCACCTATCTGGTGAACCTTATCTCTCTCTATCCCATCAAAGACTTCTCTTCCGAAAGGAGGGATTTTTTCCTGAGAACACTCATGGAATCCACAATGAGCCAGGGGATCTTATACCTCATCATCCACAACGAGACCGGGCAGTCGTTTATCTCACTGGTTCCGGCTGAAATATCATCCCAGATTCCTGAAAATATTCAAACCGCATCTGTTCAAGCGACAACGCTGACAACGCAGATATATCGCCCACAGGGCTTACCATACACCGTCTACGAATTTGCCAAATCCATTTTCAGTGGCGGCCAGAAAATAGGCATTGTTCGTCTCGGACTAAGACTGCCATCGATAACAATGCTTTCCAAGGAACGAGCCAGCCTCATAACAATGATCGCATTCTTCATTTTCATTGCTCTGCTCGTGGCCTATTATGGTATGAATTCAGCCCTCAGGTCGTTGAAAGAAATGATGAATAGGAGAAATCATGGTCAGGATATGGATGCCGGCCACATGCCTATCGACCAGTCATCCTCAAAGGGGGAGCAGGTTATTCCCATTTTGAGAGATCTTGAACGGTCGCTTGCCGGCATGGATTACAGACTAAGTACAATGACTGAGGACAACCTTAAGCTAATATCGAAACTCGGGGCCAGCAGTTTTGAGAAAAACCAAATTATTAACGTCCTTGATTCAATAAACTTTGGCATAGTGGTAACCGATTTTCAGGATCATGTAACCTTAATAAATGAATACATGCTCAAACTTATAAACAAAAGCCGCGAAAACATTATCAATAGCACTCTGGAGCATATTTTTCCACAGAAGGAAGTCATTGAATTTATATCACGCAATGAGATGGGGGAGTCCACTATGGGAAGAAATGCAATTGAAACGGAATTTCCAGATCATGCAGCCGGGGAGAACTTTCAGATTTCCCTATCGCGGCTTGCCTCCGGAGAAAGGACTGCCATAGGGAAAATGATCTCCGTGAGAAACATCACTGGCATAAACATTGCGAAGAGGGCACAGCAGGAGTTTATAGCTCACGTGGCCCATGAATTGAGAACCCCCTTGACAAATATCAGGGCCTACACGGAAATGCTCATGGATGGGGAGGTGGATAATCCAGAGATGCAGAAAGAGTTTTATAACACCATCAGTCTGGAAACGAATCGCTTGACCAGCCTAATCGAAAACCTGCTCAATATGTCAAGAATGGAAATGGGGAATATTACACTTAACAAAGGTCTTTTAAGGACAGAATGGCTTGTCAGTGATTGCTTCACAACAATTGAAGTTTCAGCTCAGAGCAAAGGTATTACGTTTGAAAAGCAGTTACCCGATAACCTGCCAAATTTTATTGCAGATAAGGAACTTATTAAAACGGCGATTATTAATATCCTTGGAAATGCCGTCAAATATACCCCGGAGAACGGTAATATCCGATTTTCCATGGAAGAACTTGGTGGTTCTATTATTTTCGACATCGAAGATTCAGGATATGGAATGTCTCAAGAGGATATTCCGCATGTCTTTGAAAAATTCTATCGCTCGGGCAATTCAGAAATAACTGCCCAGACTGGTAGCGGCCTGGGTCTTGCTATCGCCCATGAAATTATCCATCTTCATGACGGAGAAATAGAGGTTCAGAGCAAGCTTGGAGAGGGAAGCCGTTTTACCATCCGACTCCCGAAGGAGGAGTATATTGTTGGCAAAGCCTAA
- a CDS encoding response regulator, producing the protein MAKPKTVLVIDDDVHIRRIIELKLTRSGYRVLTAPDGVDGLELVYSMKPDVVITDINMPRLNGEALCRKTNLLKKETSFLTVVMTARINPEDQNWLAEMDDTRFFEKPFSPTRLVACIDEYFLNVS; encoded by the coding sequence TTGGCAAAGCCTAAAACTGTTCTGGTTATTGATGATGATGTACACATCAGGCGAATTATCGAGCTTAAGTTGACAAGAAGCGGATACCGCGTTCTTACTGCCCCGGACGGTGTGGACGGCTTGGAACTGGTTTATAGCATGAAGCCCGATGTTGTGATCACAGACATCAATATGCCGAGACTCAACGGGGAAGCTTTGTGCAGAAAGACGAACCTATTAAAAAAGGAAACCAGTTTCCTGACGGTTGTCATGACGGCCCGGATCAACCCCGAGGATCAAAACTGGCTGGCGGAAATGGATGATACGCGCTTCTTCGAGAAGCCCTTCAGTCCGACGCGTTTGGTTGCCTGTATAGACGAATATTTCCTCAATGTGAGCTGA
- a CDS encoding HD-GYP domain-containing protein, which produces MERFKDLLKNFSEISQVYFAIGDGNELMVTVQPEQNNGHFQESIRRFSAGVLDGDRLKSGLMGQYDIYGIPVKTGDSSAVALIAYKGKDSDQVNGSEPEKMRNLVHGLAGIMEDYYAARRESEELADELAQGFETISLYSRITPQITAFGFSDNMLSSLTQDLLETMRADLVFTNISARERYNQLAVNGRFSGGVADLRRFIENLIDAIPSDASSLKNKYFVVNDSKSDGAYEKLHQVPYRFLAASIEHQSNFYGWLGVVSFNMEEIFRLSELRMLTTVAKQIAITLSNIDLYNELDRFVVNVVRSLVYAIEAKDTYTMGHSERVNQYCMKMAYKLRLSKEERRTLFWSSILHDVGKIGISERVLNKPGSLTDEEYEEIKTHPEKGYKILNPLNQLQESLQAILHHHERYDGTGYPGRLKENEIPLQSRIIAVADTFDAITSDRSYRSHKTAEQALAILDDVAGRQLDPEIVQVFKTVYDNGIVSETDEILFEEMRQGKAK; this is translated from the coding sequence ATGGAGCGATTCAAAGACTTATTGAAGAATTTTTCGGAGATCTCCCAGGTCTACTTTGCAATAGGCGATGGGAACGAGCTTATGGTGACTGTTCAACCTGAACAGAATAACGGTCATTTTCAAGAATCCATAAGGAGGTTCTCCGCAGGAGTTCTCGATGGGGATAGATTAAAGTCCGGGCTAATGGGCCAATATGACATTTACGGCATACCAGTAAAGACAGGCGACTCCTCGGCTGTTGCTCTTATTGCATACAAAGGCAAGGATTCGGACCAGGTCAATGGCTCTGAGCCTGAGAAAATGAGAAACCTTGTCCATGGCTTGGCTGGGATAATGGAAGACTATTATGCTGCCCGGAGAGAATCAGAGGAGTTAGCCGATGAATTGGCTCAGGGATTTGAGACAATATCCCTTTACTCCCGAATCACTCCTCAGATCACGGCTTTCGGCTTTTCCGATAATATGCTTAGTAGCCTTACCCAGGATCTCCTTGAAACAATGCGGGCGGACCTTGTTTTCACGAATATATCTGCGCGGGAAAGATACAACCAACTGGCGGTAAACGGGCGTTTTTCAGGGGGAGTGGCAGATTTGCGGAGATTCATTGAAAACCTTATTGATGCTATTCCCTCAGATGCTTCAAGCTTGAAAAACAAGTATTTCGTTGTCAATGATTCTAAATCCGATGGGGCCTATGAAAAACTTCATCAGGTACCGTACCGCTTTCTGGCAGCTTCGATTGAACACCAGAGTAATTTTTATGGCTGGCTCGGTGTAGTATCCTTTAACATGGAAGAAATCTTTCGTCTCAGTGAACTGAGAATGTTGACTACCGTGGCGAAACAGATAGCAATTACCTTATCCAACATCGACCTTTACAATGAACTGGACCGGTTTGTTGTCAATGTCGTCAGATCCCTCGTCTATGCCATTGAGGCCAAAGACACATATACAATGGGTCATTCGGAAAGGGTAAATCAGTACTGTATGAAAATGGCCTACAAACTTCGTCTGAGCAAAGAGGAAAGGAGGACCCTGTTCTGGTCGTCCATTCTGCATGACGTGGGCAAAATAGGAATTTCCGAAAGAGTACTGAATAAGCCTGGGTCCCTGACGGATGAAGAATACGAGGAGATCAAGACACACCCGGAGAAGGGTTATAAAATTCTCAATCCCTTGAATCAGTTGCAGGAATCTCTCCAGGCTATCCTCCACCATCATGAGCGGTATGACGGGACAGGATATCCGGGCAGGCTTAAAGAAAATGAGATTCCCCTGCAATCCCGGATTATTGCAGTGGCCGATACCTTCGATGCTATCACGTCCGATCGATCCTACCGCTCTCACAAAACGGCCGAGCAAGCTTTAGCCATTTTGGATGACGTGGCAGGCAGGCAGCTTGACCCTGAAATAGTTCAGGTATTCAAAACCGTGTATGATAACGGAATTGTGTCTGAGACCGATGAAATTCTTTTCGAAGAGATGAGACAGGGTAAGGCAAAATGA
- a CDS encoding STAS domain-containing protein: protein MTSPKIQTTTVGINVVVTIKESLTFKTCEELETIFNQLIRQNKNRIVLEFGDVNFMDSQALELLLTMHESLMNSGGILKIFGLNGVCRDILVTTRLINLLNIYWDMQEALREESP from the coding sequence ATGACATCACCAAAAATTCAGACGACGACGGTCGGCATCAATGTGGTTGTGACAATAAAAGAATCCCTGACATTTAAGACCTGTGAAGAGCTGGAAACGATATTTAATCAGCTGATCAGGCAAAACAAAAACAGAATTGTGCTTGAATTCGGAGATGTAAACTTTATGGACAGTCAGGCTCTGGAACTCTTATTAACTATGCACGAGTCGTTGATGAATTCCGGTGGAATTCTAAAAATATTCGGTCTGAACGGGGTCTGTCGCGATATTCTTGTTACGACCCGGCTGATCAATCTTCTTAACATATATTGGGATATGCAGGAAGCACTCCGAGAGGAGTCTCCATGA
- a CDS encoding ATPase, T2SS/T4P/T4SS family — protein sequence MTFRFPTRKKLGEILVRRGTITPEQMNEYLRMQKEVKKPLGELLVEQGVITSQELTGFLGEQLGIPHVWLRKGLVDPRIVHIVPKEKASQFQVVPMFRVRNILTLATADPHAIFVFDEIAKITGLKVQPVLCRSDDILEAIRECYNEEVSIDEVMTSIDEAAIEVVRSSPERAVSEIAEMAEGSPVIKLTNMIIMKAIRDGASDIHIEPQVDQFRVRIRIDGLLYELMSPKQEMHPAIVSRLKVMANLDISERRIPQDGRIQVMLDGNTIDLRFSSLPSIHGEKIVLRILDQRKAILDINKLGFEEDILTRFKSLLKRPHGLVLVCGPTGSGKTSTLYSAISLLNTQEKNIVTIEDPVEYQLKGVNQNQVREAIGLTFAKFLKHTLRQDPDIILVGEIRDRETAEIAIQASLTGHLVLSTIHTNDSISVITRLLEMGIEPYLISSALLASMSQRLVRMTCRDCETGYFPPATVLKELGVDEGKQMRLSKGKGCASCYDSGYKGRTAIYELLEMDDGLQALILSNPTTDALRRYTREKGFKTLKQDGYRKVLQGITTIEEVARAASTETW from the coding sequence ATGACCTTTCGTTTCCCCACAAGAAAGAAGCTTGGAGAAATTCTTGTAAGACGGGGAACTATAACCCCCGAGCAGATGAACGAGTATCTCCGGATGCAGAAGGAGGTCAAAAAACCTCTGGGAGAACTACTTGTCGAGCAGGGGGTAATAACGAGCCAGGAACTGACGGGATTTCTCGGGGAACAGCTCGGAATTCCCCATGTGTGGCTGCGAAAGGGCCTCGTTGATCCCAGGATAGTACATATCGTTCCAAAAGAGAAAGCTTCTCAGTTCCAGGTGGTTCCCATGTTCCGCGTGAGAAACATATTAACCTTGGCCACTGCAGACCCGCACGCCATCTTTGTGTTTGATGAAATAGCCAAAATTACGGGATTGAAAGTCCAGCCGGTTCTTTGCCGTTCTGATGATATTCTGGAAGCAATTCGCGAATGCTACAATGAAGAGGTGAGCATCGATGAGGTGATGACCAGCATCGATGAAGCGGCCATTGAGGTGGTCCGGTCCTCACCGGAACGGGCTGTCAGTGAAATAGCAGAAATGGCGGAAGGGAGCCCCGTCATCAAGCTGACGAACATGATCATCATGAAGGCCATACGAGACGGCGCAAGCGATATCCACATCGAACCGCAGGTTGATCAGTTCCGGGTCAGAATCAGGATCGACGGACTCCTGTATGAGCTTATGTCGCCTAAACAGGAGATGCATCCAGCCATTGTTTCAAGGTTGAAGGTTATGGCCAATCTCGATATTTCAGAAAGGCGGATTCCTCAAGATGGCCGAATTCAAGTGATGCTTGACGGGAATACCATCGACCTGCGGTTTTCCTCATTACCCTCCATTCATGGTGAAAAAATTGTCTTAAGAATTCTCGATCAGAGGAAAGCGATACTGGACATTAACAAGCTAGGTTTTGAAGAGGATATTCTGACGAGGTTCAAGTCTCTTTTGAAGCGGCCTCATGGCTTGGTTCTGGTTTGTGGCCCCACAGGAAGCGGTAAGACTTCTACACTCTATTCGGCAATATCTCTCCTCAACACGCAAGAGAAAAACATTGTCACGATTGAAGACCCGGTGGAGTATCAACTTAAAGGCGTCAACCAGAATCAGGTAAGGGAAGCTATAGGCCTGACATTTGCTAAGTTCTTGAAACATACCCTGCGTCAGGACCCGGACATCATTCTCGTTGGTGAAATCAGAGACCGTGAGACAGCGGAGATTGCTATTCAGGCTTCCCTTACCGGCCACCTGGTGCTCTCCACAATACATACAAATGACAGCATCAGCGTAATTACACGCCTTCTCGAAATGGGTATAGAACCGTATCTTATTTCTTCCGCCCTTCTTGCCTCCATGTCACAGCGTCTGGTCAGGATGACATGCCGGGACTGCGAAACCGGCTATTTTCCTCCGGCCACGGTGCTTAAAGAGCTGGGCGTTGATGAAGGTAAGCAGATGAGACTGTCAAAAGGCAAAGGGTGTGCCAGTTGTTATGATTCAGGATATAAGGGACGGACGGCTATTTACGAGCTTCTGGAAATGGATGATGGATTGCAGGCCCTGATTCTGAGCAACCCCACTACCGATGCCCTGCGGCGGTATACCAGAGAAAAGGGTTTCAAGACGCTGAAGCAGGATGGCTACAGAAAGGTCTTGCAGGGTATAACGACCATTGAAGAGGTCGCGCGGGCAGCTTCTACGGAAACATGGTGA
- a CDS encoding type II secretion system F family protein, which yields MAITLTRSTPAPAVNGATGSSAASTAWKKSLFSVFSKPVSTSELIFFNSQLSLMMEIGISLPNALRAVSDQTNNAAFQEIVLAMLKDLEEGKQLSDAMNSYPEIFSAVYVSMVRAGEAGGFLKKTLDGIIVMQEKRQALIAQLRSALTYPVMLSIMSIAVIIFVLVGILPKFAVLFSGKETLLPWTTKFLIAASNSLRGYWWGYIAGIAAICTGFYCILRTSWAQSFIDRVLVTAPIIGKLTNKIYTCQLLRTIGHLLESSVTIVDALAVTGATFRNRYYVEFVDQLRQHVVEGGQFSRLFATNPYIMESVKQMIHTGEEVGDLPRVMLRLAHFYDGEVERELKTVGSLIEPLALVFLGVVVAIIVSSVILPVFRIAGAVQ from the coding sequence ATGGCAATTACTCTGACGCGAAGCACCCCTGCTCCTGCAGTAAATGGAGCGACGGGATCCTCGGCGGCTTCAACCGCTTGGAAGAAGAGCCTCTTTAGCGTTTTTAGCAAGCCCGTCAGTACGAGCGAACTGATTTTTTTCAATTCCCAGCTTTCACTCATGATGGAAATAGGCATATCTCTGCCAAACGCTCTGAGAGCTGTTAGCGATCAGACTAACAATGCTGCATTCCAGGAAATAGTTCTCGCCATGCTCAAAGATCTTGAGGAAGGGAAACAGTTATCGGATGCCATGAACAGCTATCCCGAAATATTCAGTGCCGTTTATGTCAGTATGGTAAGGGCGGGAGAAGCGGGTGGCTTTTTGAAGAAAACCCTTGACGGTATTATCGTAATGCAAGAAAAAAGACAGGCCCTCATTGCCCAGTTACGTTCAGCTCTCACCTACCCGGTCATGCTTTCTATTATGTCTATTGCAGTCATAATTTTTGTCCTGGTGGGAATTCTGCCAAAATTTGCCGTGCTGTTTTCAGGCAAGGAGACTCTCCTGCCTTGGACCACGAAGTTCCTGATAGCTGCCAGTAATTCTCTCAGGGGATACTGGTGGGGATATATCGCCGGCATCGCCGCAATTTGTACAGGTTTTTACTGCATCCTTCGTACCTCCTGGGCGCAGTCGTTTATTGACCGGGTTCTTGTGACCGCTCCCATTATCGGGAAGCTGACGAATAAGATATATACCTGCCAGTTGTTGAGGACAATTGGTCACCTGCTTGAAAGCAGTGTTACCATCGTGGACGCTTTGGCTGTGACAGGAGCCACATTCAGAAATCGTTATTATGTCGAATTTGTAGATCAATTGAGGCAGCATGTTGTGGAGGGGGGGCAGTTCTCCCGTCTCTTTGCCACTAATCCCTACATAATGGAATCGGTGAAGCAGATGATCCATACAGGCGAAGAAGTGGGAGATCTCCCGCGGGTGATGCTACGTCTGGCTCACTTCTATGACGGTGAAGTGGAGCGGGAACTGAAGACCGTAGGCTCATTGATTGAGCCTCTGGCTTTGGTGTTTCTCGGGGTGGTGGTTGCCATCATTGTTTCCTCGGTGATCCTGCCAGTTTTCAGAATAGCCGGCGCTGTTCAATGA
- a CDS encoding type II secretion system protein, whose product MTKCRDQFYKVKDQGGFTLLEMLIAIVILGILAAIIIPQITTSSDDAKVSATKSNLAAMRGAIEQYYVQHNQTYPGAKDNAGVATTDPTVCATAFVDQLAKYSQADGKAASDQASLTAPIFGPYMKGAALPVNSFSNLATIACDTTTTDITTRTVGGGTGWKFNVKTGVLFANDGGSTGSPSVAHKDY is encoded by the coding sequence ATGACAAAATGCAGGGATCAGTTCTACAAGGTAAAGGATCAGGGAGGGTTTACTCTTCTGGAAATGTTAATAGCGATCGTTATCCTCGGAATTCTCGCAGCTATCATCATTCCGCAAATCACCACGTCATCCGATGATGCCAAGGTTAGTGCAACCAAGTCCAATCTGGCAGCTATGCGGGGCGCAATCGAGCAATACTATGTGCAGCACAATCAAACATATCCCGGTGCCAAGGATAATGCCGGGGTTGCTACCACAGACCCCACGGTCTGCGCAACGGCTTTCGTGGATCAGTTGGCAAAATACTCACAGGCTGACGGCAAAGCAGCTTCCGACCAGGCAAGTCTGACCGCGCCTATCTTCGGACCTTACATGAAGGGTGCGGCATTGCCGGTCAATTCCTTCAGCAATCTGGCTACAATTGCCTGTGATACCACTACCACTGACATTACCACGAGGACTGTAGGCGGCGGAACAGGCTGGAAATTCAACGTCAAGACTGGCGTATTGTTCGCCAACGATGGTGGCAGCACTGGTTCACCGTCAGTTGCACATAAGGATTATTAG